The following is a genomic window from Trachemys scripta elegans isolate TJP31775 chromosome 7, CAS_Tse_1.0, whole genome shotgun sequence.
GGAGCAGAGACCCCAGCTGGAGACCAGAGGGCTGGGAGGAGACAGACTGGCTGATGGACGGGGCCTGGGCGCTCTCCCCTGGGGACTGACTGTCAGAGAGTGACAGAGCCTGTCTGGGCTGACCGTCAGGCATTACCTTCCTTTGCCTGTGCTAACCTGGGGGCTTCCCACACTGTGGTCCCGGTGACCATGAACCCGGCGGTTTGATGTCAGTGTATTAACCCCTGCAGAGTGGACAAGTCTCCACCAGGAACAGGGGGGCTGAGGGCCAGtctcagcaggcaggcagggaggccgCGTGGCCTGCCCTGGAGGAAGAGTGAGGCCCCTGGGCTCTGGCATGCTAAGGGGTTTCTCCAAGAGACTGATCAAGAGCTGGGGGTGCAGCCCAGATCCTGTGGATCTGGTACACGGGATCAAAAAGCACCCTGGGGactcacccagctctgcccccgaCTCACAtggcatcccctgccctgcccagatCACGCTGCACCACACTGCCAACCCCCAGCTGCACCTGCTCCTGGGTTCCCCAGCCTGCTTCCCTACCTGTACCACCTTCCGGCCCCATGGCTGCACCCCCTCACTGACCCCACCCTCAGCTGTATCCCCTCTCACAGACCCACCCAATGGCCACGCCCACTTGCCAACCCCCCAGCCTCCATCCATCCCCGCTCACTGATCTGCAGCCCACCCCTCACAGCCATGACCCAGCACTGCCCCCCACCTTCTCGCGGATCTCCAGCGCTCTCTTGCACAGCGGCTCGGCCTCCTTGTATTTGCCCCTCTTGCCGTACAGCACAGCCAGGTTGTTCAGGGTGGCAGCCACCTGCGGGGGCAGAGGGGTGTCATCGTCCACGCAGCACGGCAGCCCCTGGCCACAGTTCCCGCCAGCCCCCCACAGTGGGTCCCCGCTCTGCCCAGGGGGAGTTCATGGCACTTTCAGACCCTAGCCCCTGGGATGAGTCTGGGGTAACAGTGCAGCGCAGACTTGAGCCACCCACCTACAACACCCatcccccctgctctagccaccagACTCTACTCCCtcagccagggacagaacccaggagtcctggctcccagcccccccgctgtaaccactacaccccactccccccatcccagccagggacagaacccaggagtcctggctcccagatgCCGCTCTAACCattacaccccactcccctcccagggctggcgACAGAAACCCGGAGGAGTCCCAGCTCCCTGTTTTAagccactaggcctgactcccCTCTGtgagccggggatagaacccaggcatcgtgactcccagcccccagccatggCACACTCACAGCAGGGTGGTCCTTGCCCAGGGTTTTTTCTCGGATGGCCAGCGCGTCGTTGAGAAGATGAGCAGCCTCCTTGTACTTGTTCTGGTCCCTGTGGCGCGGGCAGAGGGTCCCCAGTCAGACCCATGTGCTACAAGCCCTGAGGGTAGGGGCCCTGAGcacagccctggggtgggggaggctcttGCTGTCCAAACGTAGCAGGGACCCCCATTTCCAAGGCCCACCAAGCCCTTGGATCCCCGCTGAGGCTAACACCCAGATGGCCATTTATGGCCAAGCGGGGTGGGTACTGCCAGGAACTGAGACCACCCAAACTGGCTGACTTTCTCACTGGCGCCAGATCAGAGCTGGTGCCTCCTGAGGGGAAAGACCTCATGTCCTATTCCCTGCCCCCCTAAGCCAGCCAGTCCCTACCCCCTGGTGCCAGATCAGAGCCGGCGCTCCCTAgaagggaaaggccccatgtTCCATTCTCCAGACCCAGCCGGTCCTGCCCTCTGGCACCAGATCAGAGCTGGTGCCCCAGAGAGGTGGAAGGCCCCATTTTCAATTCCCCACCTGTACACCAATGCCAGGATGTTGAGCATGGTGGCCACATCGGGGTGGTCATGGCCCGAGGTCTTCTCCAGGTCCTCCAGTGCCTGCTTGCAGAGCGGCACGGCCACCTCGTAGCGCCCCTGTGAGGCGTACTGGATCACCAGGTTGTGCAGTGTGCGCAGCCGTGCTGGGATCTCATAGCCCCCGTGCTGGGCCGCGGCCTCCCCGCTGCCGGGCGTCGGCCCTGCGGGAGAGAGAGGCCGTGAGGGCCCACAGGCAGAGAgctggcccctgccctgcagcactcACCTTGGCAGCCGGGCAGCTCACCTTGGCCCTGGTCATCATCGCTGGGGAACAGGTCATCTAGCGAGTCCTTGGCTGCCTCTCCATTCTTCTCCTCCTGGGCAGGGAGAAGGCAATGAGGGCTGGAGCTTTCCCACGCAAGCCTGGGGAGCAGGTGGGAGCCCAGCCCCACGctgctgttctaaccactagacctcgcTGCCCTCCCAGAACcgcagagagaacccaggagtcctggttcccgcCCACcatgctctaacccactagactccactcccatcccagagctgggagagaacccaggagtcctggctctgggGGACGCACCGAGGGGGAGATGTCATCATCAAACTTCTTGATCTGGTTCATGAACTCCAGgtgcttcttctcctcctccagctgcgccACGGCCTGCTCGCTGCGCTGCAGCTTCTGCTGGGTGCCCGCCAGCTCGTCCCGCAGCCACTGGTTCTCCTGCACCAGGCGCCGCACCTGGGCCCGCAGCTTCTGCTTCTCCGACTCCACCGCACTCAGGTGGCTCGACAGAGCAATGATCACCTGGGGGGATGCGAGATGGGACAAGCCCCATGGCAACCACAGCCCTCCCCTTATCCCCCAACACCCACTGCCCCCTGCAACTacagccctccccctgccccctggcacCCACTGCCCCCCATAACTACATCCCTTTCAACGCCCTCCTGCCCCgtgacctccccaccccctgacaggtaCCCACTGTTCCCCCACCTAACACTGCCTCCCTGTGTTCCccagcctccatccccctcaccctccccactccccttgcccccccaccagcctctctctccctcacaggaactccttgccctcctccaccccacaggccccgctgcccccctctccccccaactccaCAAGAGCCCTGACACTACCCACAGGCCACATCTGCCCCCAGGGTGGGGCCGCTGTCCCTTTTCAGACAGAAACTGGACTTGCCTCCAGGGTCATGCTGCCAGCAACAgacctgggactagaacccaggagtcctggttcaaAGCCCCAGCCCCCGCCCTAACCCACTAGGTCCCAGAGCTGGTATAGAACCAGGAATCCtggctctccccccctccctcccccaacaacaATTATAACCAATTCACGTCCCTGTGCAGGCCTCACCTgggcctcccccagccccagctcgatGGCATCCAGGGACTTGCGCAGCAGGCTGGACTTCTCCTGCACAGCGCTGGCCTCATGCTGCTTGTCCAGGCAGTTCCTGGGGTCCAGCAGGCTGGCCAGGATGGAGTGGTGCTCACTGCGCAGCGTCTCCAGGCCTTGGATCACTGCCTTGGTGCCCAGCACAATCTCATCCTGGCTCAACTTCTCCTCTCGCGGGTACACCATGGTCGCCATGGCCAGGCTCCTGCGGGGGGTGGGCTATGAGACAGGGACCTAGCACAACTACACTCCGCCCCCCCCGCAACACACATTCAGGGCCTCAGCACAGCCAGGCctcagaacagaacccaggagtcctggctcccagcctgcccGCTCTAACCAcgagccccccccctccccccccccccacacacacacacctggaaaccgaacccaggagtcctggctcccagccccctgctctaaccactagacctcactcccctcctaaagctggactagaacccaagtcctgactcccaccctgATCCCCTGTACCCCCAAATCTAACCACTAGATGCCACTCCTTGATGCCCACCGTGTCCCTTTAATTTCTGTCCTCGTTcggctggggaggggagtgtctGGGGGAGACGCCTGGGGGAAGGGGTACAAGGGGGAATCTGGGGACGCATGGGAGAGGGTACATGGGCTCCCTCATCTCTCTGGAATGACCCCTGGTTCCCGCGGTTGCAGTTCCAGCCTCCCCCAGCAGGGGGCCGGCAGCCCAGACGATAGCGACGCAATGCGGTGCAGGGCACACGAGTTGCTCAGCCAGCGGCTCCCTGCACAGCTCTGGGGCCGAATGGGACCCCCAATCACTCCCCCTCCCGGGGCGGAAGAGACAGAGATCGTTCTCTGCCTCGCCACCACCTTCCCCCCCTGCTGCACCTTGAAACTGCCCCACTGCACCCCGCCTCTCGCCCCCACCACTGcaccccgcctctcccccccGACCACTGCCCCCACCACTGCACCCCATCTCCCCCCCGACCACTGCCCCCACCACTGcaccccgcctctcccccccGACCACTGCACCCCGCCTCTCCCCTCCCGACTCCCCACTGCACCTGGAAACTGTCCCAGCACTATCGGTGCTAGAACTAGGGCGGGGGGGTGCTACTGCATCCCCAGGCTTGAAGTTTTTTCTATCATACACAGGGTTATAGttcggttcaatggctctcagcacccccactgtacaagttgttccagcacccttcCCCAGCGCACCCCGCATCTCCCCAACGCCCCACTGCACCTTGAaactgcccccactgctcccctctgCACCCGTCATCTGTCCCGACCCCCCACTGCACCTTGAaactgcccccactgctccctcatCTCCCCGGACTCCTCACTGCACCTTGAaactgcccccactgctccctcatCCCGCCCTCCCCCCATGCATAGTCTCCATCACCGCACCCTCGCCCAGCGCATTCTGGAGCTCTCGGGCGGGACAAGCtcccccctgcacacaccccgGAGTCATTCTGAGACTCCCGCCGCCCggcccccccccggggggcccccccgcccccccccccggacccaaggcttccctccctcccgcccgccTTATACCTCAGCGCCCCGTGCAATTCCgcctccccccggccccagccccgcccgcgTCCTTCACCTGCCCCCGTCTGCCCAGCCCGGCGCGCTCAGTCCGCAATGCGCCCTCCGCACCGCTGCCCCGCCGCTCGCtccgcctcccctgcagccagagcGAACGGAGCGGCGGCCTCGGCACTGGCCGGGCAGCCACGGGGGGCCTCTggcccaaccctccccccgtccAGTAACCGCCCCCCGCATCGCCCGGGGCCATTCCAGATGTGGTGGAACCCACCCCAGTGCCCCCATGCCACCTGAGCCCATTCTAGATGTGCAGTAATCCCAACACCCATCCCGTACCACTCAGGGCCATTCCAGATGTGCAGTAACCCTCCCCCACTACACTCTCATACCTCTGGGTCCCTTCCAGGTGAGGAGAAGCCAGAGATGGTGTaatccccccatccccactgccctTCCAGACACTTCTCCTCTCAACACATACCCCATAGCCGGGGCCACTCCAGATGTGAGAGAGCAACACCCTCCGTACCTCACTGGGTCATTCCAGATCTGGAAGAAATCCCCCAGTACCGTCCTCCCCATACTGACGAAGTCATTCCAGATGTGGAGTCCCCTTTTCCCAACCCTAAATGTCAtagtcccctccccacaccaggcAGGCCCTCTCCACCACGCTAGATGAACAAACTCCGCAATACTCCCGGCCCCCCCGCCAGGGCCATTCCAGATGTGCCCCCCTGCCAGCCCTTCCAGGTCCCCAgtggacacacacacccctggtccCCGCTGGACCCAGAGCCCCCCATGTCCTGCCCTTCCAGGTCCCCACTGGACCCAGGCCCCCCCCAGCCCGGCAAATACGGGCTGACCCCAGCTCCCTGTTAGACAGACccgcccctccccacacctgAGTCCTCCCCCCGCGTTGCCCCGCCCCTACCTGCGACAGgctccgcccccttctctctccctctcctccggTCTCAGCTCCGACCTGCAGCAGCCGCCGACCCCATCCCGCCCCGCCCCATCGCTACCCAGCAGCACCCGCGGCCGTACCCTGTGATCCCCCACACTGACTGCCGTAAAGGGGAAGCGGCTTGCGACGACTTAGTGTCTGGCGAGCAGAAAGCCAGCACCTtaaaggggaggagcagagcgtTAAAGGGAGCGGGCGTTAAAGgggaggtgttggggggggggctgggttctTCCCCAGCGTTGGGCAGGGAGTGGGATATAGTGGTTAGAGCCGGGGTGGCTTAAGGGAGCCAGgcggggccaggactcctgggttctatgcccagaCCTGTCATGACTGGTAGCGGGACTGGGTCAGCGCTGCCCAAAAGCACAATGGCTGGGGGGCAGCGCCTCCCTTGCTGCGGCAGTTGGCAGGAGCAGTGcagcaggcagggggctgcagggagaggaagatGGGGCTCATGATTCAGGCAGGTAAAGGCTGCCCTGGAGTCTATCACTGCCTCTGCCACCGAGTTCCTGTGTGctgctgggcaagtcacgtcatcCAGACTTAGTGGTCACTAATGGTGTGTTCCTCGTTCTCTGGGTGTCTGGCTTGAgcccctggggtctgatttgcagaagtgcggAGCACTCACCGCTGCatcggaagtcaatgggagctgggctttgcacacacaaatgccATATAATGCTAAGTAAAAACCAGCCACTATCTGTCTCCACTGGGACACCCAACATTAGTGGAGACTTTTgcccttcatctctctgtgcctcagcttgcCCTGTGGCACACAGGGGTAATACCCCCTCTCACCTCAGCAGGGTCTTGGGAAGACAAATTAATGTGCAGGGATCTTGGCTTCCCGTCTGGGCTCGGAAGAGGCGAGTACTTCAGTGGGCACAGACTTCTGCTTCATCCCCTCCAAGGTGTCCCAGGCCTGTCTCTTTCCCAGCCTTGGGTCATCATCCCCCTACCATTCTTCTCAGCGAGCCAGGCCCAGTCTCCAGGTATCAAGCTTCCTATCCTAGTCCCCGTCAgaacccccagctcccaggcacaTTTTCATTTGCCCCAGCATGGTGGCATCAAAAGCAGGAGTCATAACCCTATGGCACCAGGCCACTCCAAGTCCCAATCTGCATCCTACCAGcctcagcctcctccccaccacccca
Proteins encoded in this region:
- the KLC2 gene encoding kinesin light chain 2 isoform X2, whose product is MGSLAMATMVYPREEKLSQDEIVLGTKAVIQGLETLRSEHHSILASLLDPRNCLDKQHEASAVQEKSSLLRKSLDAIELGLGEAQVIIALSSHLSAVESEKQKLRAQVRRLVQENQWLRDELAGTQQKLQRSEQAVAQLEEEKKHLEFMNQIKKFDDDISPSEEKNGEAAKDSLDDLFPSDDDQGQGPTPGSGEAAAQHGGYEIPARLRTLHNLVIQYASQGRYEVAVPLCKQALEDLEKTSGHDHPDVATMLNILALVYRDQNKYKEAAHLLNDALAIREKTLGKDHPAVAATLNNLAVLYGKRGKYKEAEPLCKRALEIREKVLGRFHPDVAKQLNNLALLCQNQGKAEEVQYYYGRALEIYESRLGPDDPNVAKTKNNLASCYLKQGKYKEAEALYKEILTQAHEKEFGSVNGENKPIWMHAEEREESKDRRKDSVPYREYGSWYKACKVDSPTVNTTLKSLGALYRRQGKLEAAETLEECAMKTRKQGVHAISQTRVVELLKDGGRSERRPSRESLPNSAAKAENGPEPEDGIGTEWAGDGSGGLRRSGSFGKLRDALRRSSEMLVKKLQGSSPQEPRNLGMKRASSLNFLNKSMEESSPPTSNSLSESRGLSASTVDLSRRSSLLG
- the KLC2 gene encoding kinesin light chain 2 isoform X3: MATMVYPREEKLSQDEIVLGTKAVIQGLETLRSEHHSILASLLDPRNCLDKQHEASAVQEKSSLLRKSLDAIELGLGEAQVIIALSSHLSAVESEKQKLRAQVRRLVQENQWLRDELAGTQQKLQRSEQAVAQLEEEKKHLEFMNQIKKFDDDISPSEEKNGEAAKDSLDDLFPSDDDQGQGELPGCQGPTPGSGEAAAQHGGYEIPARLRTLHNLVIQYASQGRYEVAVPLCKQALEDLEKTSGHDHPDVATMLNILALVYRDQNKYKEAAHLLNDALAIREKTLGKDHPAVAATLNNLAVLYGKRGKYKEAEPLCKRALEIREKVLGRFHPDVAKQLNNLALLCQNQGKAEEVQYYYGRALEIYESRLGPDDPNVAKTKNNLASCYLKQGKYKEAEALYKEILTQAHEKEFGSVNGENKPIWMHAEEREESKDRRKDSVPYREYGSWYKACKVDSPTVNTTLKSLGALYRRQGKLEAAETLEECAMKTRKQGVHAISQTRVVELLKDGGRSERRPSRESLPNSAAKAENGPEPEDGIGTEWAGDGSGGLRRSGSFGKLRDALRRSSEMLVKKLQGSSPQEPRNLGMKRASSLNFLNKSMEESSPPTSNSLSESRGLSASTVDLSRRSSLLG
- the KLC2 gene encoding kinesin light chain 2 isoform X1, which produces MGSLAMATMVYPREEKLSQDEIVLGTKAVIQGLETLRSEHHSILASLLDPRNCLDKQHEASAVQEKSSLLRKSLDAIELGLGEAQVIIALSSHLSAVESEKQKLRAQVRRLVQENQWLRDELAGTQQKLQRSEQAVAQLEEEKKHLEFMNQIKKFDDDISPSEEKNGEAAKDSLDDLFPSDDDQGQGELPGCQGPTPGSGEAAAQHGGYEIPARLRTLHNLVIQYASQGRYEVAVPLCKQALEDLEKTSGHDHPDVATMLNILALVYRDQNKYKEAAHLLNDALAIREKTLGKDHPAVAATLNNLAVLYGKRGKYKEAEPLCKRALEIREKVLGRFHPDVAKQLNNLALLCQNQGKAEEVQYYYGRALEIYESRLGPDDPNVAKTKNNLASCYLKQGKYKEAEALYKEILTQAHEKEFGSVNGENKPIWMHAEEREESKDRRKDSVPYREYGSWYKACKVDSPTVNTTLKSLGALYRRQGKLEAAETLEECAMKTRKQGVHAISQTRVVELLKDGGRSERRPSRESLPNSAAKAENGPEPEDGIGTEWAGDGSGGLRRSGSFGKLRDALRRSSEMLVKKLQGSSPQEPRNLGMKRASSLNFLNKSMEESSPPTSNSLSESRGLSASTVDLSRRSSLLG